The proteins below come from a single Panulirus ornatus isolate Po-2019 chromosome 22, ASM3632096v1, whole genome shotgun sequence genomic window:
- the LOC139756485 gene encoding uncharacterized protein, which produces MKMSASDSKPMVGVTVGECQRNKARNPPCLRFAGLPNLNQMEDPTRPGPSVRPPRRGTRNKPSLMRQARQVRSVPTSGSSLEYDISRARSLEVGELLRGGLPRSFFDVPDSTVQAPGFCPVGERRCCEAEVKGAEALPMAFPKKTRRQESVTYEEAIPVIVRRRGCTLTVRIVSVEDIEVSPREPKVKLAQIALPHQPKSLSALSLPQVSPSKPS; this is translated from the coding sequence atgaagATGAGTGCCAGTGACTCCAAGCCAATGGTCGGTGTCACCGTGGGTGAGTGCCAGAGAAACAAGGCCAGAAACCCGCCCTGCCTGAGATTTGCAGGGTTGCCGAACCTCAATCAGATGGAAGACCCGACACGCCCGGGCCCTTCCGTGCGCCCCCCTCGCCGCGGCACCCGCAACAAGCCCTCCCTCATGCGGCAGGCGCGGCAGGTGCGGTCCGTGCCGACCTCGGGGTCCAGCCTGGAATATGACATCTCTCGGGCCAGGTCACTCGAGGTCGGCGAGCTCCTGAGGGGGGGCCTACCTCGGAGCTTCTTCGATGTGCCGGACAGCACCGTCCAGGCTCCAGGATTTTGCCCGGTTGGTGAGAGGAGGTGCTGCGAGGCCGAGGTGAAGGGTGCTGAGGCGCTGCCCATGGCCTTCCCGAAGAAGACACGACGGCAGGAGAGCGTGACGTACGAGGAGGCCATTCCAGTGATCGTGCGGCGGCGTGGCTGCACCCTCACCGTCAGGATCGTCTCCGTCGAGGACATCGAAGTGTCTCCGCGAGAACCCAAGGTCAAACTCGCCCAGATTGCCTTGCCTCATCAACCCAAGTCTCTTTCAGCGCTCTCACTGCCACAGGTCAGTCCGTCCAAGCCATCATAG